The following is a genomic window from bacterium.
AAATCAGCAGATTCTGTCAATCATGCCAAAATCGCTTTCAGCCCTGTGCTTTCCAGGAGCTTTTCCACATGGGCGAGACCCGGAAGCACCCTTCCCGGTGTAATATCGAAATCCTTCCTCACCGCAAGAGGCGTGACATCGACAAACAGGATGTTGCCCCCGGCATCGAGCGCGGCGCGGTTACCGTCCGGGTCGGCGAATCCTGCTTTTGAACCCTGTTTGGGCTGACCGGCGGTAATGATGATATCGTTCATCAGAACGCGCAGGAGCGATATCACCCTGAGCGTGCGTGAAACGTCACCCATCGGAGTCGTTTCGGCCATCGGCGTACCGGGAGCGGGGAGATAGGGGACGACCGGCGCCCAGTCAATGGCAAGCTCCCGCATGAGAAGAATATCGTCGGCCACATCGTCCACAGTCTGTCCTTCAAGGCCGATGATGTCACCCGAACCGAGCTCCATGCCCACGGGCTTGATGTTCCGTATGCAGGCCATACGTTCGTCGTAATTCACTGTGGGCTTGATTTTCCCGAACATTTCACGGTTCGATGTCTCGAATTTAAGCGTAAAACAGTCCGCCCCGGCGTCGTGTATCTCACGAAGCACATGTTCCGGATATACGCCGAGCCCGAGGGTGACATGGAGACCGATACTTTTTGCATGGGCAGTCATGGCGAGTATCTGGTCGATGGGGTATCCCGGGTCCTCGCCGGAGACAAAAAATATCCTGCCGATACCACTTTCGCGGAGGCGGTCCGTCGCATTTCTGATGTCGTCGAGCGGGAGCCTGAACCGGGGAATATTCCTGTTCGATACACGGAGTCCGCAGTAGGTGCAGTCATTCCTGCAGAAGCTGCTCATAGCAAGGAGTCCGCTCACGAACACACCGCCGTTAAAGGTACGTTTTGTTATTTCACGGGCATGTGCTGTCACTTTCTCCTCAAAAGTACGCCCATCCGATTCCAGAAGCATTTTAAGATTATCAAGCACGTAATCGGTTGGCACAAATTTATCTTCATTTGATCTGTTCGTTTCCCCTTGTGCCTTGTGCCTTGTGCCTTCTGCCTTTTTTATAAGGTTTTCCTTTTCCATCACACTCTCTTCATATATGGTTTCTGGTTTGTAGTCTCTGGTCTCTGGTTTATAGTTAATGGTATTATC
Proteins encoded in this region:
- a CDS encoding radical SAM protein, coding for MEKENLIKKAEGTRHKAQGETNRSNEDKFVPTDYVLDNLKMLLESDGRTFEEKVTAHAREITKRTFNGGVFVSGLLAMSSFCRNDCTYCGLRVSNRNIPRFRLPLDDIRNATDRLRESGIGRIFFVSGEDPGYPIDQILAMTAHAKSIGLHVTLGLGVYPEHVLREIHDAGADCFTLKFETSNREMFGKIKPTVNYDERMACIRNIKPVGMELGSGDIIGLEGQTVDDVADDILLMRELAIDWAPVVPYLPAPGTPMAETTPMGDVSRTLRVISLLRVLMNDIIITAGQPKQGSKAGFADPDGNRAALDAGGNILFVDVTPLAVRKDFDITPGRVLPGLAHVEKLLESTGLKAILA